From one Burkholderia pyrrocinia genomic stretch:
- the andAa gene encoding anthranilate 1,2-dioxygenase system ferredoxin--NAD(+) reductase, whose translation MSADPFVIVGAGHAARRTAEALRERDAAARIVMIGAERELPYDRPALSKDALMSDGGEQRAFVRDAAWYDTQRIELRLGTRVDAIGRDAQRVQLDDGTTLPYARLVLATGSRVRTFGGAIDEGVEPHYVRTVDDARALRTRLAPGRRVAVLGGGFIGLEVAAAARQLGCDVTVIDPAPRLLQRALPEVVGAYARQLHDARGVVFQMATLPRAIRRAPSGGAIVETDRGDVPADIVVVGIGVVPNVELAQAAGLDVDNGIRVDAGCRTADPAIFAAGEVTMHFNPLLGRHVRIESWQVAENQPAVAAANLLGADETYAELPWLWSDQYDCNLQMLGLFGSECTTVVRGDPASGPFTVFGLGDDGRIAAVAAANLGRDIGASRRLIAAGAVPDPVKLADPAVNLKTFL comes from the coding sequence ATGTCGGCTGATCCGTTCGTAATCGTCGGCGCGGGCCACGCGGCCCGGCGCACGGCCGAAGCGCTGCGCGAGCGCGATGCCGCCGCGCGTATCGTGATGATCGGCGCGGAGCGCGAGCTGCCATACGACCGGCCCGCGCTGTCGAAGGATGCGCTGATGAGCGACGGCGGCGAGCAGCGCGCGTTCGTGCGCGATGCGGCGTGGTACGACACGCAGCGTATCGAGCTGCGGCTCGGCACGCGCGTCGATGCGATCGGGCGCGACGCGCAGCGCGTGCAGCTCGACGACGGCACGACGCTGCCGTACGCGCGGCTCGTGCTCGCGACGGGTTCGCGGGTGCGCACGTTCGGCGGTGCGATCGACGAAGGCGTCGAGCCGCATTACGTCCGCACCGTTGACGATGCGCGTGCGTTGCGCACGCGACTCGCGCCGGGCCGCCGCGTCGCGGTGCTCGGTGGCGGTTTCATCGGCCTCGAGGTCGCGGCTGCGGCGCGCCAGCTAGGTTGCGACGTGACGGTGATCGATCCGGCACCCCGATTGCTGCAGCGTGCGTTGCCGGAAGTCGTCGGTGCGTATGCGCGTCAGTTGCACGACGCGCGTGGCGTGGTGTTTCAGATGGCGACGCTGCCGCGTGCGATCCGACGTGCGCCGTCCGGCGGTGCGATCGTCGAGACCGATCGCGGCGATGTGCCGGCCGATATCGTCGTGGTCGGCATCGGTGTCGTGCCCAATGTCGAGCTTGCACAGGCGGCCGGGCTCGACGTCGACAACGGGATACGCGTCGACGCGGGCTGCCGCACCGCCGATCCCGCGATCTTCGCGGCGGGCGAGGTGACGATGCATTTCAATCCGCTGCTCGGGCGTCACGTGCGGATCGAATCTTGGCAGGTTGCCGAAAACCAGCCGGCCGTTGCGGCCGCGAACCTGCTCGGCGCGGACGAGACCTATGCCGAACTGCCGTGGCTATGGTCCGATCAGTACGACTGCAATCTGCAGATGCTCGGGTTGTTCGGCAGCGAATGCACGACCGTCGTGCGCGGCGATCCGGCGAGCGGGCCGTTCACGGTGTTCGGGCTGGGCGACGACGGCCGAATCGCCGCGGTGGCCGCGGCGAACCTGGGGCGCGACATCGGCGCATCGCGCCGGCTGATCGCGGCAGGAGCGGTGCCCGATCCGGTGAAACTCGCCGATCCGGCGGTGAACCTGAAAACGTTTCTGTAG
- the andAb gene encoding anthranilate 1,2-dioxygenase ferredoxin subunit AndAb has product MTEATLAEWHPLGAFDEFSEDEPAARVAGQKPIAVFRIGDELFAMHDLCTHGHARLSEGYVEDGCVECPLHQGLIDIRTGAPKCAPITEPVRTYPLRIVDGQVEVNVG; this is encoded by the coding sequence ATGACCGAAGCAACGCTCGCCGAGTGGCATCCGCTCGGCGCTTTCGACGAATTCTCCGAAGACGAACCGGCGGCGCGTGTCGCCGGCCAGAAGCCGATCGCCGTGTTCCGGATCGGCGACGAACTGTTCGCGATGCACGACCTTTGCACGCACGGCCATGCGCGGCTGTCCGAAGGTTATGTGGAGGACGGTTGCGTCGAATGCCCGCTGCACCAGGGGCTGATCGACATCCGCACCGGCGCGCCGAAATGCGCGCCGATCACGGAGCCGGTGCGGACCTATCCGCTCCGGATCGTCGACGGGCAGGTGGAAGTCAATGTCGGCTGA
- the andAd gene encoding anthranilate 1,2-dioxygenase small subunit AndAd, translated as MTEDMKTWFEIYMLQNRYIGHLDNDRLEHWPEMFTEDCTYEIVPKENADLGLPVGIVHCTNQRMLRDRVVSLRHANIFEEHTYRHMTSGLTIVAERDGEIDTESNYVVVQTRSNGESNVYQAGKYYDTVVRTPDGLRYKTKRVIYDTSRVQTLLATPI; from the coding sequence ATGACGGAAGACATGAAGACGTGGTTCGAGATTTACATGCTCCAGAACCGCTACATCGGGCACCTCGACAACGACCGGCTCGAACACTGGCCGGAAATGTTCACCGAGGACTGCACGTACGAGATCGTGCCGAAGGAGAACGCGGATCTCGGGCTGCCGGTCGGGATCGTCCACTGCACGAACCAGCGGATGCTGCGCGATCGCGTGGTGTCGCTGCGGCACGCGAACATTTTCGAGGAGCACACGTACCGGCACATGACGTCGGGCCTGACGATCGTCGCCGAACGCGACGGCGAGATCGACACCGAGAGCAACTACGTCGTCGTGCAGACGCGCAGCAATGGCGAATCGAACGTGTACCAGGCCGGCAAGTACTACGACACGGTCGTGCGCACGCCCGACGGGCTGCGCTACAAGACCAAGCGGGTGATTTACGACACGTCGCGCGTGCAGACGCTGCTCGCCACCCCGATCTGA
- the andAc gene encoding anthranilate 1,2-dioxygenase large subunit AndAc translates to MEQTESPVVFAARGDASDVSFPHDDGSRVPYKVFSSQAVYEREQERIFRGPTWNFVALEAEIPNAGDFKSTFVGDTPVVVTRAEDGTLAAWVNRCAHRGAQVCRKSRGNATSHTCVYHQWSFDNTGNLLGVPFRRGQKGMTGMPADFDPKQHGLRKLRVDSYRGLVFATFSDEVMPLPDYLGEQMRPWIDRIFHKPIEYLGCTRQYSKSNWKLYMENVKDPYHASMLHLFHTTFNIFRVGMKARSIPDANHGLHSIITVTKTNDDTSAAYKQQNIRSFDEGFHLEDESILDLVSEYDEDCTNHIQPIFPQLVIQQIHNTLVARQILPKGPDNFELIFHFFGYADDTPELRALRIKQANLVGPAGYISMEDTEATELVQRGTVRDGDATSVIEMSRGNPDQQDTVITESLIRKFWVGYQKLMGY, encoded by the coding sequence ATGGAGCAGACAGAATCGCCCGTCGTGTTCGCCGCGCGCGGCGACGCGTCCGACGTGAGCTTTCCGCACGACGACGGCTCGCGCGTGCCGTACAAGGTGTTCAGCTCGCAGGCCGTCTACGAACGCGAGCAGGAACGCATCTTCCGCGGGCCGACGTGGAACTTCGTCGCGCTGGAAGCGGAAATCCCGAACGCCGGCGACTTCAAGAGCACGTTCGTCGGCGACACGCCGGTCGTCGTCACGCGCGCCGAGGACGGCACGCTCGCCGCATGGGTGAACCGCTGCGCGCATCGCGGCGCGCAGGTGTGCCGCAAGTCGCGCGGCAACGCGACCTCGCACACGTGCGTCTATCACCAGTGGAGCTTCGACAACACGGGCAACCTGCTCGGCGTGCCGTTCCGGCGCGGCCAGAAGGGGATGACCGGGATGCCGGCTGATTTCGACCCGAAGCAGCACGGGCTGCGCAAGCTGCGCGTCGACAGCTATCGCGGGCTCGTGTTCGCCACCTTCAGCGATGAAGTGATGCCGCTGCCCGACTATCTCGGCGAGCAGATGCGCCCGTGGATCGACCGGATCTTCCACAAGCCGATCGAGTATCTCGGCTGCACGCGCCAGTATTCGAAGTCGAACTGGAAGCTGTACATGGAGAACGTGAAGGACCCGTATCACGCGAGCATGCTGCACCTGTTCCATACGACCTTCAATATCTTCCGCGTCGGGATGAAGGCGCGTTCGATTCCGGACGCGAACCACGGGCTGCACAGCATCATCACGGTGACGAAGACGAACGACGACACGTCGGCCGCGTACAAGCAGCAGAACATCCGTTCGTTCGACGAGGGCTTCCACCTCGAGGACGAATCGATCCTCGATCTCGTGTCGGAATACGACGAGGACTGCACGAACCATATCCAGCCGATCTTCCCGCAGCTCGTGATCCAGCAGATCCACAACACGCTGGTCGCGCGGCAGATCCTGCCGAAGGGCCCCGACAACTTCGAGCTGATCTTCCACTTCTTCGGTTATGCGGACGACACGCCCGAGCTGCGCGCGCTGCGCATCAAGCAGGCGAACCTGGTCGGGCCGGCCGGCTATATCTCGATGGAGGATACGGAGGCGACCGAACTCGTGCAGCGCGGTACGGTGCGCGACGGCGATGCGACGTCGGTGATCGAGATGTCGCGCGGCAATCCGGACCAGCAGGACACGGTGATCACCGAAAGCCTGATCCGCAAGTTCTGGGTCGGTTACCAGAAGCTGATGGGCTATTGA
- the andR gene encoding anthranilate 1,2-dioxygenase regulatory protein AndR has protein sequence MSPMSFEPLALRAHRLFESRDLDETRERISRVMQPHALLPNGRVHGASHMDFVKLGGLGIGTIAFGDAMRVQVDAVDGYYLLMFCLSGQAEVRAMGRQLGVDGQTGVLCAPGERFDAVLSADCEQFVLRIDAATVGSLTGDPRATLDPVLHISDAALAAWRQQLMLVARSPELLERANANPRVASQLEHLLIDLLIEGHPPSVLPASHRDPAPGFVRRAQEFVNAHYAQPLQLADIVRAANVPERTLRDAFLQFRGMSPMQYLRATRLDHARELLRGAASDRRIADVALDCGFTHLGRFAIAYREKFGESPSETLDGKR, from the coding sequence ATGTCCCCAATGTCGTTCGAGCCGCTCGCGCTGCGCGCGCACCGGCTGTTCGAATCCCGCGATCTCGACGAGACGCGCGAGCGGATCTCGCGCGTGATGCAGCCGCACGCGCTGCTGCCGAACGGCCGCGTGCACGGGGCGTCGCACATGGATTTCGTCAAGCTCGGCGGGCTCGGGATCGGCACGATCGCGTTCGGCGACGCGATGCGCGTACAGGTCGACGCGGTCGACGGCTATTACCTGCTGATGTTCTGCCTGTCCGGCCAGGCCGAGGTGCGCGCGATGGGGCGGCAGCTCGGCGTCGACGGCCAGACCGGCGTGCTGTGCGCGCCCGGCGAGCGCTTCGATGCGGTACTGTCCGCCGATTGCGAGCAGTTCGTGCTGCGCATCGACGCAGCGACCGTCGGCTCGCTGACCGGCGACCCGCGCGCGACGCTCGACCCCGTGCTGCACATCAGCGACGCCGCGCTCGCCGCATGGCGCCAGCAACTGATGCTCGTCGCGCGTTCGCCCGAACTGCTCGAACGCGCCAACGCGAACCCGCGCGTCGCGTCGCAGCTCGAGCACCTGCTGATCGACCTGCTGATCGAAGGCCACCCGCCGTCCGTGCTGCCCGCGTCGCACCGCGATCCGGCGCCGGGCTTCGTGCGGCGCGCGCAGGAGTTCGTGAACGCACATTACGCTCAGCCGCTGCAGCTTGCCGATATCGTCCGCGCCGCCAACGTGCCGGAGCGGACGCTGCGCGACGCGTTCCTGCAGTTCCGCGGGATGAGCCCCATGCAATACCTGCGCGCGACGCGGCTCGACCATGCACGCGAGCTGCTGCGCGGCGCGGCGTCCGACCGGCGGATTGCGGATGTCGCGCTCGATTGCGGGTTCACGCACCTTGGCCGGTTCGCGATCGCGTACCGGGAGAAGTTCGGGGAATCGCCGTCGGAGACGCTCGACGGGAAGCGCTGA
- a CDS encoding LysR family transcriptional regulator yields the protein MELRQLRYFIAVAEEMNITRAAERLHMTQPPLSRQLQAIEDEIGLPLFERGARPLKLTDAGRVFYAQAKRLVDQADELGPLTRRLAQLSERIVIGFVPSTLYGALPDVIRAFREAQPDVELSLIEMFTLEQLGALKGGRIDVGFGRLRFDDDQVVREALIEEKLIAALPVGHPLADPDRPLALADIANETLIVYPSTPRPSFADQQLSALRDGGLVPAAVHEVRELQTALGLVAAQVGVSLVPESVEGVRVRGVVYRRLPEPAATSPIIMSRRLHGESAATAAFCAIAREMIVPAA from the coding sequence ATGGAATTGCGCCAGCTCCGCTACTTCATCGCCGTCGCCGAGGAAATGAACATCACGCGGGCCGCCGAGCGGCTGCACATGACGCAGCCGCCGCTGAGCCGTCAGCTCCAGGCGATCGAGGACGAGATCGGGCTGCCGCTGTTCGAGCGCGGTGCGCGGCCGCTGAAGCTGACGGACGCCGGGCGCGTGTTCTATGCGCAGGCGAAGCGCCTCGTCGACCAGGCCGACGAGCTCGGCCCGCTGACGCGGCGGCTCGCGCAACTGTCGGAGCGGATCGTGATCGGCTTCGTGCCGTCGACGCTGTACGGCGCGCTGCCAGACGTGATCCGCGCGTTTCGCGAGGCGCAGCCGGACGTCGAGCTGTCGCTGATCGAAATGTTCACGCTGGAGCAGCTCGGCGCGCTGAAGGGCGGGCGGATCGACGTCGGGTTCGGCCGCCTGCGTTTCGACGACGACCAGGTCGTGCGCGAGGCGCTGATCGAGGAAAAGCTGATCGCGGCGCTGCCGGTCGGGCATCCGCTCGCCGATCCCGACCGGCCGCTCGCGCTCGCGGATATCGCGAACGAGACGCTGATCGTCTATCCGAGCACGCCGCGGCCGAGCTTCGCCGACCAGCAGTTATCCGCATTGCGCGACGGCGGGCTGGTGCCGGCGGCCGTCCATGAGGTGCGCGAATTGCAGACGGCGCTCGGGCTCGTCGCCGCGCAGGTCGGCGTATCGCTGGTGCCGGAGAGCGTGGAGGGCGTGCGCGTGAGGGGTGTCGTCTACCGGCGGCTGCCGGAACCGGCCGCAACGTCGCCGATCATCATGAGCCGCCGGCTGCACGGCGAAAGCGCTGCGACAGCCGCGTTCTGCGCGATCGCGCGGGAGATGATCGTGCCGGCGGCGTAA
- a CDS encoding muconate/chloromuconate family cycloisomerase, producing MIATAATIERIETLLVDVPTIRPHKLSVATMNCQTLVLVRIRCTDGIEGVGEATTIGGLAYGEESPESIKVNIDTYFAPLLQGMDATRPGAAMARARKLFQGNRFAKCAIETALFDAQAQRLGVPLSELFGGRRTDAVDVAWTLASGDTQRDIAEAEAMLDARRHRAFKLKIGSNTVADDVAHVVAIKRALGERGDVRVDVNQAWSETDAIWAGARLADAGVSLVEQPIAATNRAGLKRLTQLAQVPIMADEALHGPVDAFALAQDRAADVFAVKIAQSGGLQGAASVASIAAAAGIELYGGTMLEGAAGTMASAQLFSTFDSLKWGTELFGPLLLTEEILVEPLRYQDFKLHLPATPGLGITFDWARIERMRRGAR from the coding sequence ATGATAGCAACTGCCGCCACCATCGAACGCATCGAGACATTGCTCGTCGACGTGCCGACGATCAGGCCCCACAAATTGTCGGTCGCCACGATGAATTGCCAGACCCTCGTGCTGGTCCGAATTCGATGCACGGACGGTATCGAAGGCGTCGGCGAGGCGACGACCATCGGCGGCCTCGCGTACGGCGAGGAGAGCCCCGAAAGCATCAAGGTCAACATCGACACCTACTTCGCGCCGCTGCTGCAGGGCATGGACGCGACACGCCCGGGCGCCGCGATGGCGCGGGCGCGCAAGCTGTTCCAGGGCAACCGTTTCGCGAAGTGCGCGATCGAGACCGCGCTGTTCGACGCGCAGGCGCAGCGTCTCGGCGTGCCGCTGTCCGAGCTGTTCGGCGGCCGCAGGACCGATGCGGTGGACGTCGCCTGGACGCTCGCGAGCGGCGACACGCAGCGCGACATCGCGGAAGCCGAGGCGATGCTCGACGCACGCCGCCATCGTGCATTCAAGCTGAAGATCGGCTCGAACACGGTCGCGGACGACGTCGCCCACGTGGTCGCGATCAAGCGCGCGCTCGGCGAGCGCGGCGACGTGCGGGTCGACGTGAACCAGGCGTGGAGCGAAACCGACGCGATCTGGGCCGGCGCGCGGCTCGCGGACGCCGGCGTGAGCCTGGTCGAGCAGCCGATCGCCGCGACCAACCGCGCGGGGCTGAAACGCCTCACGCAGCTCGCGCAGGTGCCGATCATGGCCGACGAGGCGCTGCACGGCCCCGTCGATGCGTTCGCGCTCGCGCAGGATCGCGCGGCCGACGTGTTCGCGGTGAAGATCGCGCAATCGGGCGGCCTGCAGGGCGCGGCGAGCGTCGCGTCGATCGCGGCGGCGGCCGGCATCGAACTGTACGGCGGCACGATGCTCGAAGGCGCGGCCGGCACGATGGCGTCCGCGCAACTGTTCAGCACGTTCGACTCGCTGAAATGGGGCACCGAACTGTTCGGCCCGCTGCTGCTCACCGAGGAAATCCTCGTCGAGCCGCTGCGCTACCAGGATTTCAAGCTGCACCTGCCGGCGACGCCCGGCCTCGGCATCACCTTCGACTGGGCCCGCATCGAACGGATGCGACGCGGCGCCCGCTGA
- the catA gene encoding catechol 1,2-dioxygenase, protein MNKQAIDALLKTFDDAAEKPGNPRVRAIVNRIVKDICYTIEDFDVQPSEFWTALNYLNEAGREFGLIAAGLGLERFLDVRMDEAEEKAGIQGGTPRTIEGPLYVAGAPESVGHARLDDGTDPGQTLIMRGQVLGNDGAPLANALVEVWHANHLGNYSYFDQSQPAFNLRRSIRTDAEGRYSFRSVLPVGYSVPPGSKTEQLLDQLGRHGHRPAHIHFFVSADGYRKLTTQINIEGDPHIWDDFAFATREGLIPKVKQAEGAEGKPYGVDGQFALIDFDFSLLKEKQDVPASEVERARAQA, encoded by the coding sequence ATGAACAAGCAAGCCATCGACGCACTGCTGAAGACCTTCGACGACGCCGCCGAGAAACCCGGCAACCCGCGCGTGCGCGCGATCGTCAACCGGATCGTGAAGGACATCTGCTACACGATCGAGGACTTCGACGTGCAGCCGAGCGAGTTCTGGACGGCCCTCAACTACCTGAACGAAGCCGGCCGCGAATTCGGGCTGATCGCCGCGGGCCTCGGCCTCGAGCGCTTCCTCGACGTGCGGATGGACGAGGCCGAGGAAAAGGCCGGCATCCAGGGCGGCACGCCGCGCACGATCGAAGGGCCGCTGTATGTAGCGGGTGCACCGGAATCGGTCGGCCATGCGCGTCTCGACGACGGCACCGACCCGGGCCAGACGCTCATCATGCGCGGCCAGGTGCTCGGCAACGATGGCGCGCCGCTCGCGAATGCGCTGGTCGAGGTATGGCACGCGAACCATCTCGGCAATTATTCGTACTTCGATCAATCGCAGCCCGCGTTCAACCTGCGCCGCTCGATCCGCACCGATGCCGAAGGCCGCTACAGCTTCCGCAGCGTGCTGCCGGTCGGCTACAGCGTGCCGCCGGGCAGCAAGACCGAGCAGCTGCTCGACCAGCTCGGCCGCCACGGCCATCGTCCGGCGCACATTCACTTCTTCGTTTCGGCGGACGGTTATCGTAAGCTGACGACGCAGATCAACATCGAAGGCGATCCGCACATCTGGGACGACTTCGCATTCGCGACCCGCGAAGGGCTGATCCCGAAGGTCAAGCAGGCCGAGGGCGCGGAAGGCAAGCCGTATGGTGTCGACGGGCAGTTCGCGCTGATCGACTTCGATTTCTCGCTGCTCAAGGAAAAGCAGGACGTGCCGGCGAGCGAAGTCGAGCGTGCCCGCGCGCAAGCCTGA
- the catC gene encoding muconolactone Delta-isomerase — protein sequence MLFHVEMTVRLPADMDPVKAATLKAEEKAMCQRLMNEGIWRHLWRIAGRYANVSIFDVESVQQLHDLLSQLPLFPYMELEVRALCRHPSSVREDDR from the coding sequence ATGCTGTTTCATGTGGAAATGACGGTCCGTCTGCCGGCGGACATGGATCCGGTCAAGGCGGCGACGCTGAAGGCGGAAGAAAAGGCGATGTGCCAGCGGCTGATGAACGAAGGGATCTGGCGACATCTGTGGCGGATCGCGGGGCGCTATGCGAACGTCAGCATTTTTGATGTCGAGAGCGTGCAGCAACTGCATGATCTGCTCAGCCAGTTGCCGCTGTTTCCGTATATGGAGCTCGAGGTCCGGGCGCTGTGCCGGCATCCGTCTTCGGTTCGGGAAGACGATCGGTAA
- the tssJ gene encoding type VI secretion system lipoprotein TssJ: MFNRMSAATVAAALLLSGCGAWQSVSDASSNAYRAVFFKQVKVLNVDLTARAALNPDEAGRATSVAVRVYQLKDRKIFDEATYEDLLKSDRTVLAPDLQADMSAVVNPGASSSLSQPMQRETKYVAIVALYRAPGASGDWKRVIEKKKLDPDKPLRMDLSLNGLQVAGEVTKSASSR; this comes from the coding sequence ATGTTCAATCGAATGAGCGCGGCGACCGTTGCCGCAGCGTTGCTTCTGTCGGGCTGCGGTGCCTGGCAGTCCGTCTCGGATGCATCATCGAATGCCTATCGTGCGGTGTTTTTCAAGCAGGTGAAGGTGCTGAATGTCGATCTCACGGCACGGGCTGCACTGAATCCGGACGAGGCGGGGCGAGCGACGTCGGTAGCGGTTCGCGTGTATCAGCTTAAGGATCGCAAGATATTCGATGAAGCAACGTACGAGGACCTGTTGAAGAGCGATCGGACTGTTCTCGCGCCGGATCTGCAGGCAGACATGTCGGCGGTTGTGAATCCTGGCGCGTCGTCGAGTTTGTCGCAGCCCATGCAACGAGAGACGAAGTACGTGGCGATCGTTGCGTTGTACCGCGCCCCCGGAGCGTCAGGAGACTGGAAGCGGGTGATTGAGAAAAAGAAGCTCGATCCGGATAAGCCGCTCCGAATGGATCTGTCGCTGAACGGGCTACAGGTGGCAGGAGAAGTCACGAAGTCAGCGTCTTCTAGATAA
- the tssG gene encoding type VI secretion system baseplate subunit TssG, translated as MQFCRLLEACDPDTPGFGTRDTPEHEPVRFRPRPRLGFPAGEMAAVESDDEDGDAPPTIRTTFMGLYGVDAAMPSHTVDEIALREEGHEAVEAFLDPFNHRIATLLYRTWKKYRYPERFQTGGVDDYSRSLLCLAGFGWGDKPARAGLPASRMLALLGLLIQRTRTSEGLAGVIALAAPRVGVRVDEFWAVTTSAGQPRPLTSTRPAIAASRDDRRVGLGGGYVLGRRIAYRSRAVRVTLRPDDVHQAHDLLPGASLHRELMAFIRLYVGVKADVHLRMEVSSRFVPSPVVGAGRADPAPRLGWTTVLPSGDARLIDIALGIYEAFPTPQSNSHPVPRTI; from the coding sequence ATGCAGTTCTGTCGACTGCTGGAAGCCTGTGATCCCGACACGCCCGGATTCGGCACGCGCGACACGCCGGAACACGAGCCGGTGCGATTCCGGCCGCGTCCTCGTTTGGGCTTTCCGGCCGGCGAGATGGCGGCGGTCGAGAGCGACGACGAGGATGGCGATGCGCCGCCGACCATCCGCACGACGTTCATGGGGCTGTACGGGGTCGATGCGGCGATGCCGTCGCATACGGTCGACGAGATCGCGCTGCGCGAAGAGGGACATGAAGCGGTCGAGGCGTTTCTCGACCCGTTCAATCATCGCATCGCGACGCTGCTGTACCGCACATGGAAGAAATACCGCTATCCCGAGCGTTTTCAGACCGGTGGCGTCGACGATTATTCCCGGAGCCTGTTGTGTCTGGCAGGGTTCGGATGGGGCGACAAGCCCGCGCGCGCCGGTTTGCCGGCGTCGCGAATGCTGGCGCTGCTCGGTCTCCTGATTCAGCGCACGCGAACATCCGAAGGGCTGGCCGGCGTCATTGCGCTTGCCGCGCCGCGCGTCGGCGTCCGCGTCGACGAGTTCTGGGCGGTGACGACAAGTGCGGGCCAGCCGAGGCCGCTGACGTCGACACGCCCGGCGATTGCAGCTTCACGGGACGACCGGCGTGTCGGTCTCGGCGGGGGTTACGTGCTCGGCAGGCGCATCGCGTATCGCAGCCGTGCGGTGCGTGTGACGCTGCGGCCTGACGATGTGCACCAGGCGCATGATTTGTTGCCGGGCGCGTCGTTGCACCGCGAGTTGATGGCGTTCATTCGGTTGTATGTCGGCGTGAAAGCCGATGTGCATTTGCGAATGGAAGTGTCGTCCCGTTTCGTTCCGAGTCCGGTTGTCGGGGCAGGGCGTGCAGATCCTGCGCCGCGTCTCGGCTGGACCACGGTGTTGCCCTCCGGGGACGCGCGCTTGATCGATATCGCGCTCGGTATCTACGAGGCATTTCCGACACCTCAATCGAACTCGCATCCCGTGCCACGCACGATCTGA